One part of the Desulfonema ishimotonii genome encodes these proteins:
- a CDS encoding flotillin family protein, giving the protein MELLAGLGFTGIVVLFVIGLGFITLLAKFYRKVEQGHALVRNGIGGTKVSFSGTVVVPILHKAEEMDISVKRVIIDRHGSEGLICRDNMRADIKVVFFVRVNKTSQDVLKVAQAVGCERASHPKALQELFEAKFSEALKTVGKQFEFVELYNSREQFKEEMLKVIGTDLNGFVMDDAAIDYLEQTPLEMLNADNILDSQGIKKITELTSDQKILANKIDRDREKTITRQDVEAKEAVLELNRQLAEAESRQKREVEIIQARETAETVKVQQEERLKAESARISSEEEIQVAEENKDRQIIVARKNKERTDAIESERLEKDRMIEATERERIVALTQIEKNKAIEVERKNIQDVIRERVKVEKTVVEEQQRIKDTEAFAEADREKRVAITQAEKSAEETEVVKVKGAEAARQVAALKAEEDMLRTVKDAEAAQKASDFKARQAEIEAGAFFHKAEKEAAAKKMLAEADAAEKAAQGMSDVQVMEARAAAIEKEGAAQSKVMDLKYQAESGGIEKKGTAEAKVQSLKFQAEAKGIEQKANAMKLLDGVGREHEEFKLRLHKEKDVEIAEIRNRGEVARYQADILAQALRSAKIDIVGGEATFFDRIVNAISTGKAVDRYVDNSKTLTDVKETFFNSDPEYFQSQLKHFFKQFGITSEDVKNLTVSAVLGQLVSLADKPEDRSALYELLSMAERSGMAKKVLGK; this is encoded by the coding sequence ATGGAGCTTCTCGCAGGACTGGGGTTTACAGGAATTGTTGTCTTATTTGTCATCGGCCTCGGCTTTATTACGCTGCTGGCCAAATTTTACCGCAAGGTCGAACAGGGACACGCCCTGGTGCGCAACGGCATCGGCGGCACAAAGGTGAGCTTTTCCGGCACAGTGGTCGTTCCGATTCTTCACAAGGCTGAAGAGATGGATATCTCCGTCAAGCGGGTTATCATCGACCGCCACGGCAGCGAGGGGCTGATCTGCCGGGACAATATGCGGGCGGATATCAAGGTCGTCTTTTTCGTCCGGGTCAACAAGACCTCCCAGGATGTCCTCAAGGTGGCCCAGGCCGTCGGCTGCGAACGGGCCTCCCATCCCAAGGCGCTTCAGGAGCTGTTTGAGGCCAAGTTTTCCGAAGCCCTCAAGACCGTGGGCAAGCAGTTTGAGTTTGTGGAACTGTATAACTCCCGCGAACAGTTCAAGGAAGAGATGCTCAAGGTGATCGGCACTGACCTGAACGGCTTTGTCATGGACGATGCTGCCATCGACTATCTGGAACAGACGCCCCTTGAGATGCTCAACGCCGACAATATTCTCGATTCACAGGGCATCAAAAAGATCACCGAACTCACGTCCGACCAGAAAATCCTGGCCAATAAAATTGACCGGGACCGGGAAAAAACCATTACCCGCCAGGATGTGGAGGCCAAAGAGGCGGTGCTGGAGCTGAACCGCCAGCTGGCCGAGGCTGAAAGCCGTCAGAAACGGGAAGTGGAGATCATTCAGGCCCGCGAGACGGCTGAAACCGTCAAGGTTCAGCAGGAGGAGCGTCTCAAGGCCGAATCTGCGCGGATTTCCTCGGAAGAGGAGATTCAGGTGGCCGAAGAGAACAAGGATCGTCAGATCATCGTGGCCCGCAAGAACAAGGAACGCACCGATGCCATTGAATCCGAGCGCCTGGAAAAAGACCGGATGATCGAGGCCACCGAGCGGGAGCGGATTGTGGCCCTGACCCAGATCGAAAAGAACAAGGCCATCGAGGTGGAGCGGAAGAACATTCAGGATGTGATCCGCGAACGGGTCAAGGTGGAAAAGACGGTAGTGGAGGAACAGCAGCGCATCAAAGACACCGAGGCCTTTGCCGAGGCCGATCGGGAAAAACGGGTCGCCATCACCCAGGCGGAAAAGTCGGCAGAGGAGACAGAGGTCGTAAAGGTCAAGGGGGCCGAGGCCGCCCGGCAGGTGGCGGCCCTGAAGGCCGAAGAGGATATGCTCCGCACGGTAAAGGATGCCGAAGCCGCCCAGAAGGCATCGGATTTCAAGGCCCGGCAGGCCGAGATTGAGGCCGGGGCGTTTTTCCACAAGGCGGAAAAGGAGGCGGCCGCCAAGAAGATGCTGGCCGAGGCCGATGCGGCGGAAAAGGCAGCCCAGGGCATGAGCGATGTCCAGGTGATGGAGGCGCGGGCGGCGGCCATTGAAAAAGAGGGCGCGGCCCAGTCCAAGGTCATGGATCTGAAATATCAGGCCGAATCCGGCGGGATTGAGAAAAAGGGCACGGCCGAGGCCAAGGTACAGTCCCTGAAATTCCAGGCGGAGGCCAAGGGCATTGAGCAGAAGGCCAACGCCATGAAACTGCTGGACGGCGTGGGACGCGAACATGAGGAGTTCAAGCTGCGGCTCCATAAGGAAAAGGATGTGGAAATTGCCGAAATCCGGAACCGGGGGGAAGTGGCCCGGTATCAGGCCGACATTCTGGCCCAGGCCCTCAGATCGGCCAAAATCGATATTGTGGGCGGCGAGGCCACCTTCTTTGACCGGATCGTCAACGCCATCAGCACCGGCAAGGCCGTGGACCGGTATGTGGATAACAGCAAAACCCTGACCGACGTGAAAGAGACCTTTTTCAATTCCGACCCGGAGTATTTTCAGTCCCAGCTGAAGCACTTTTTCAAGCAGTTCGGCATCACGTCGGAAGATGTGAAAAACCTCACGGTGTCGGCGGTGCTGGGGCAACTTGTCTCCCTGGCGGACAAACCCGAGGACCGGAGTGCCCTGTACGAGCTTTTGTCCATGGCCGAACGGTCCGGCATGGCCAAAAAGGTGCTGGGGAAATAG